From Dioscorea cayenensis subsp. rotundata cultivar TDr96_F1 unplaced genomic scaffold, TDr96_F1_v2_PseudoChromosome.rev07_lg8_w22 25.fasta BLBR01000429.1, whole genome shotgun sequence, a single genomic window includes:
- the LOC120254363 gene encoding ribosomal protein S12, mitochondrial-like, producing the protein MPTFNQLIRHGREEKRRTDRTQASDQCPQKQGVCPRVLTRTPKKPNSALRKIAKVRLRNRHDIFAHIPAKGHNSQEHSIVLVRGGTVKDSPGVKSHCIQGVMDLLGILDRIRGRSKYGPERPNSK; encoded by the coding sequence ATGCCTACATTCAATCAATTGATTCGTCATGGTAGAGAAGAAAAACGGCGCACGGACCGTACTCAAGCTTCGGATCAATGTCCCCAGAAGCAAGGAGTATGCCCGCGTGTTCTGACGAGAACACCAAAAAAACCAAATTCAGCTCTACGTAAGATAGCTAAAGTACGGTTGAGAAATCGACATGATATATTTGCTCACATTCCAGCCAAGGGTCATAATTCACAGGAACATTCTATAGTCTTAGTCAGAGGAGGTACAGTGAAAGATTCACCAGGTGTGAAATCCCATTGTATTCAAGGAGTTATGGATTTGCTGGGAATTTTGGATCGCATAAGGGGAAGATCTAAATATGGTCCCGAAAGACCAAATTCGAAAT